The uncultured Methanobrevibacter sp. DNA window ATATGAAAGATATGAAAAAAGAAAATCTAAAATCAATGTTCACAAACCTGATTGTTTAAACGTGAATGTTGGTGATTCTGTAAAAGTTGCAGAATGCAGACCATTAAGTAAAACTAAACATTTTGTTTTAGTAGAAGTTAAAGGAGAGTAATTAAATATGAAACCATTAACCTCAAGTGTATCTAAAGCATTACCTATTGGAGCAAGACTCCAATGTGTAGATAATACCGGTGCACGTGAAATTGAAATTATATCTGTAAAAGGATTTAAAGGTGTAAGAAGAAGACTCGACGTTGCTGGTGTTGGTGATTTAGTTGTTGCTTCTGTAAAAAAAGGAACTGCTGATATGAGAAGAGAAGTTGTCAACGCAGTTGTCATCAGACAAAAAAAGGAATA harbors:
- a CDS encoding 50S ribosomal protein L14 — encoded protein: MKPLTSSVSKALPIGARLQCVDNTGAREIEIISVKGFKGVRRRLDVAGVGDLVVASVKKGTADMRREVVNAVVIRQKKEYRRADGLRVKFEDNAAVIITPEGILKGSEIRGPVAKEAADRWPSVGSAASILV